In Xiphophorus hellerii strain 12219 chromosome 4, Xiphophorus_hellerii-4.1, whole genome shotgun sequence, a single genomic region encodes these proteins:
- the LOC116718195 gene encoding uncharacterized protein LOC116718195 yields the protein MPPGTQESGQQPTKDPEEQSLMIAWNGSVSHNWVNRITRYRDTITEESPALTNGALNMFITAPGTETDDHLSPSLCSNQVEAEVIVHSELSDPPGREKEEGSERDSIATRGPSLSEDVYSPLSRPSSPREEAEHLENLSARGAESPPSLPARTLAAHHNEEAEGARQQENADREPQPDTCLTNGFHSPKTPRPMLKSEHLEMEDSRHCPSAAGKAISAGLPSAPFVSPGFVHSTSAAHIYLCP from the exons ATGCCTCCAGGCACCCAGGAGTCGGGTCAGCAGCCAACAAAAGACCCGGAGGAACAGAGTCTGATG ATTGCTTGGAATGGCTCTGTGAGTCATAACTGGGTCAACAGGATCACCCGATACAGAGACACTATAACAGAAGAGTCTCCGGCGCTGACGAACGGAGCGCTCAACATGTTCATCACTGCGCCTGGCACG GAAACAGACGATCATCTCTCCCCGTCTCTGTGCAGTAACCAGGTGGAGGCAGAAGTCATTGTGCACTCTGAGTTGTCGGACCCCCCTGggagggagaaggaggagggcAGCGAGCGGGATTCTATCGCTACCCGGGGACCGTCGTTATCAGAGGACGTGTACTCCCCTCTGAGTCGGCCGAGTTCGCCGAGAGAAGAGGCGGAGCACCTCGAAAACCTTTCCGCTCGGGGGGCTGAAAGTCCCCCGAGTCTTCCCGCAAGAACATTAGCGGCTCATCACAACGAGGAGGCAGAAGGCGCCAGGCAACAGGAGAACGCCGACAGGGAGCCACAGCCGGACACATGCCTCACCAATGGCTTCCACTCTCCTAAGACTCCGAGGCCCATGCTGAAATCTGAGCATCTGGAAATGGAAGACTCCAGACACTGCCCGTCCGCTGCAGGGAAGGCTATCTCTGCTGGACTACCTTCTGCACCCTTTGTCAGCCCCGGCTTCGTGCACTCTACCTCAGCTGCTCACATATATCTGTGCCCTTAA